In one window of Nakamurella sp. PAMC28650 DNA:
- a CDS encoding AarF/ABC1/UbiB kinase family protein, translated as MSEIPRGALNRTARLASLPLSAAGRVGLGWGHRLIGRDKGAVSAEMQRRTAEQVFEVLGTLKGGAMKFGQALSVYEAGIPDEYAEPYREALSKLQNAAPAMPPATVQRLMAEQLGTGWRDRFEEFDPTASAAASIGQVHRAIWKDGRDVAVKIQYPGAGAALKADMDQLNRLAPLLGLMIPGMQVRPLLAEIRDRVMEELDYAAEAANQRAFAKGFADDPDFLVPKVLASAPKVIVSEWVEGIGMGKIITSGTPEQRDRAGLLLTLLHFSAPERVGLLHADPHPGNYLLTEDGRLGVIDFGSIARLPGGSPPIIGRISRLALDGNADDVLAGLRAEGFILDNFHPDPVALLDYLAPFAEPLRHKTFHFSRKWMQAQAARMSNLSSEETKLARHINLPPSYLMIHRVTFGSIGVLCQLDATAPFREIVAAWQPGFNDGNDLDESSPADVGPA; from the coding sequence GTGTCCGAGATCCCCAGAGGTGCCCTCAACCGAACTGCACGGTTGGCCAGCCTGCCGCTGTCCGCGGCCGGCCGCGTCGGTCTGGGGTGGGGGCACCGTCTGATCGGCCGCGACAAGGGCGCGGTCTCGGCGGAGATGCAGCGCCGGACGGCGGAACAGGTCTTCGAAGTGCTCGGCACGCTCAAGGGCGGTGCGATGAAGTTCGGCCAGGCGCTCAGCGTGTACGAGGCCGGCATCCCGGACGAATACGCCGAGCCCTACCGCGAGGCCCTGTCGAAGCTGCAGAACGCGGCCCCGGCGATGCCGCCGGCCACGGTGCAGCGCCTGATGGCCGAGCAACTGGGGACCGGCTGGCGAGATCGCTTCGAGGAATTCGACCCGACCGCTTCTGCCGCGGCCAGCATCGGTCAGGTGCACCGGGCGATCTGGAAGGACGGCCGCGACGTCGCCGTCAAGATCCAGTACCCGGGCGCCGGCGCGGCCCTCAAGGCGGACATGGATCAGTTGAACCGCCTCGCACCGCTGCTCGGTCTGATGATCCCGGGCATGCAGGTGCGGCCGCTGCTGGCCGAGATCCGTGACCGGGTGATGGAGGAGCTGGACTACGCCGCGGAGGCGGCGAACCAACGCGCCTTCGCGAAGGGCTTCGCCGACGATCCCGATTTCCTGGTGCCGAAGGTGTTGGCCAGTGCGCCCAAGGTCATCGTGTCCGAGTGGGTCGAAGGCATCGGGATGGGCAAGATCATCACCTCCGGCACCCCCGAGCAGCGGGATCGGGCCGGCCTGCTGCTGACCCTGCTGCACTTCTCCGCACCGGAGCGGGTGGGACTGCTGCACGCCGACCCCCACCCCGGCAACTACCTGCTGACCGAGGACGGGCGCCTCGGGGTCATCGACTTCGGGTCGATCGCGCGGCTTCCCGGAGGATCACCGCCGATCATCGGGCGGATCTCGCGACTGGCCCTGGACGGCAACGCCGACGACGTGCTGGCCGGTCTCCGTGCCGAGGGCTTCATCCTGGACAACTTCCATCCCGACCCCGTTGCGCTGCTCGACTATCTCGCGCCGTTCGCAGAACCTTTGCGGCACAAGACCTTTCACTTCTCCCGGAAGTGGATGCAAGCGCAGGCGGCCCGGATGTCCAACTTGTCGAGCGAAGAGACGAAATTGGCGCGGCACATCAACCTGCCGCCCTCCTACCTGATGATCCACCGGGTCACCTTCGGGTCCATCGGTGTGCTGTGCCAGCTCGACGCCACCGCGCCGTTCCGCGAAATCGTCGCTGCCTGGCAGCCGGGATTCAACGACGGCAACGATCTGGACGAGAGCTCGCCGGCGGACGTCGGACCGGCCTGA
- a CDS encoding M20/M25/M40 family metallo-hydrolase, with protein MTVETPSPTNTPERAAVAAGAQEWLETLQSWVRIPSVSADPDHHADVAASARFLAGELRAKGFPEVKVLDEGPWLPAVLAHWPSGDPAAVRVVVYGHHDVQPADGVERWTHPPFEPRIIDGILHGRGASDDKGNIAMHLLGLSAHLSATGRTAPAVDLTMLVEGEEESGSPHILELLQAYRSELDADLVVVSDTGIFGPETPSVCIGMRGLVAGEIHVHGPDIDLHSGSFGGAVPNPIAELSRILAALHDDDRHVAVTGFYDDVVDPTEAERAATAALPFDERAWISGPAASRVPAGEAGWTTLERVGARPTAEINGIWGGYTGPGNKTIVPTDAYAKLTFRLVGRQDPATIQKLVTDFVQATARPGVEVEIHWEGSGVAPLYVDTTHPATTATRRALGLAFDTDEVLMTREGGSGPEAELAGVIGAPLVFLGVMTDADQIHAPNESASVPLLLKGCEAVAHLWRELAELGRAGLE; from the coding sequence ATGACCGTCGAGACCCCTTCCCCCACCAACACCCCCGAACGCGCCGCCGTGGCGGCCGGAGCACAGGAGTGGCTCGAGACCCTGCAGAGCTGGGTCCGCATCCCGTCGGTGAGCGCCGACCCCGACCATCACGCCGATGTCGCCGCCAGCGCCCGGTTCCTGGCCGGTGAACTGCGAGCCAAGGGATTCCCGGAGGTGAAGGTCCTGGACGAGGGGCCGTGGCTGCCCGCCGTCCTGGCCCACTGGCCCTCCGGAGATCCTGCGGCGGTACGCGTGGTCGTCTACGGGCACCACGACGTCCAGCCGGCCGACGGCGTCGAACGCTGGACGCACCCGCCGTTCGAACCGCGGATCATCGACGGCATCCTGCACGGCCGTGGGGCCAGCGACGACAAGGGCAACATCGCCATGCACCTGTTGGGGCTGTCCGCACACCTCTCGGCCACCGGTCGCACTGCTCCCGCGGTCGATCTGACCATGCTCGTCGAGGGCGAGGAGGAATCGGGCTCGCCGCACATCCTGGAACTGCTGCAGGCCTACCGATCCGAGCTCGACGCCGATCTGGTGGTGGTGTCCGACACCGGGATCTTCGGACCGGAGACTCCGTCGGTCTGCATCGGCATGCGCGGTCTGGTCGCCGGCGAGATCCACGTGCACGGACCGGATATCGACCTGCACTCCGGGTCCTTCGGCGGTGCGGTGCCCAACCCGATCGCCGAATTGTCCAGGATTCTGGCGGCGCTGCACGACGACGACCGTCACGTGGCGGTAACCGGCTTCTACGACGACGTCGTGGACCCCACCGAGGCCGAACGGGCAGCCACCGCGGCGTTGCCGTTCGACGAGCGGGCCTGGATCAGCGGGCCGGCCGCCTCCCGGGTGCCGGCCGGCGAAGCGGGCTGGACCACCCTCGAGCGGGTCGGCGCCCGTCCGACGGCGGAGATCAACGGGATCTGGGGTGGCTACACCGGCCCGGGGAACAAGACGATCGTCCCGACGGACGCCTACGCCAAGCTGACCTTCAGACTGGTCGGGCGACAGGATCCGGCCACCATCCAGAAGCTGGTGACCGACTTCGTCCAGGCCACCGCCCGTCCCGGCGTCGAGGTCGAGATCCATTGGGAGGGCTCAGGGGTGGCCCCGCTGTACGTGGACACCACGCACCCGGCGACGACTGCGACCCGCAGGGCGTTGGGGTTGGCCTTCGACACCGACGAGGTGTTGATGACCAGGGAGGGCGGCTCGGGACCGGAGGCCGAACTGGCCGGTGTGATCGGTGCCCCGCTGGTCTTCCTCGGTGTGATGACCGATGCCGACCAGATCCACGCGCCCAACGAGAGCGCCTCTGTGCCACTCCTGCTCAAGGGCTGCGAGGCGGTGGCACACCTCTGGCGCGAGCTCGCCGAGCTCGGCCGGGCGGGGTTGGAGTAG
- a CDS encoding pitrilysin family protein, with amino-acid sequence MTKKTAGPTSGRKQGAGTKTSGKKGAGKKGAARKSDNAKVDPTAVRTAEQTPARPAGRTASSARSAEEIAVTPTGPRPVPALSASRTAPHPELLTRTIDNGLRVIAVRKPGTPLVEVRLRVPFGGTTGAHSARAEVLAATLLLGTGSRSREQVDSELAVVGGHLDASVDPQKFSVTGSVLSNGLPVLLEVLAESLVEPAFRRHDVFGERDRLVEQLAIAASQPSVVARAHLQHRRFGGHPATREMPDPGAVAVVGVAALRSLHAKALVPRGSTLVLVGDLEPADAIRDVENAMARWSSTESARALATPPAVVGGLVKAFHRDGAVQSQVRLSAAALERTSPDYPAGQLANLIYGGYFSSRLVENIREDKGYTYSAHSSFEFWPARAAVTVSFDTTTPSTAAALLEARYELGRLALNAPEPAEVESARNYALGTLATSLATQAGYASTLSSLAGLGLDVDWVREHPARLAAVTVDDVARVAGSLLAPSAFTGVVVGNLDEIGASLSAVGGVEL; translated from the coding sequence GTGACGAAGAAGACCGCCGGCCCGACGAGTGGGCGCAAGCAGGGAGCCGGCACGAAGACATCGGGCAAGAAGGGCGCAGGCAAGAAGGGCGCAGCCAGGAAGAGCGACAACGCGAAGGTCGACCCGACCGCCGTCAGGACCGCGGAGCAGACGCCCGCGCGTCCGGCCGGCCGGACGGCCTCGTCGGCCCGCTCGGCGGAGGAGATCGCAGTCACGCCGACCGGTCCGCGTCCGGTCCCGGCGCTGTCCGCGTCACGAACGGCCCCGCATCCGGAACTGCTGACCAGGACCATCGACAACGGACTGCGGGTGATCGCGGTGCGCAAACCGGGTACACCGCTGGTGGAGGTTCGACTGCGGGTGCCGTTCGGCGGGACCACGGGGGCGCACAGCGCCCGCGCCGAGGTGTTGGCCGCAACGTTGTTGCTGGGCACAGGATCTCGCAGCCGCGAGCAGGTCGACAGCGAACTCGCCGTGGTGGGCGGGCATCTGGACGCCTCGGTGGACCCGCAGAAGTTCTCCGTCACCGGCTCGGTGCTGTCCAACGGCCTGCCCGTCCTGCTCGAAGTGCTGGCGGAATCGTTGGTGGAGCCTGCGTTCCGGCGTCACGACGTGTTCGGCGAACGCGACCGACTGGTGGAGCAGCTGGCCATTGCGGCCAGTCAGCCGTCGGTGGTCGCGCGGGCCCACCTGCAACACCGGCGTTTCGGTGGTCACCCGGCGACCAGGGAGATGCCGGACCCCGGCGCCGTTGCCGTGGTCGGTGTGGCAGCGCTGCGCAGCCTCCACGCAAAGGCGTTGGTGCCCAGGGGGTCCACCCTGGTGCTGGTCGGCGACCTCGAACCGGCGGACGCGATCAGGGACGTCGAGAATGCCATGGCCCGTTGGTCTTCCACCGAGTCCGCGCGGGCGCTGGCCACTCCTCCGGCGGTCGTCGGCGGGCTGGTCAAGGCCTTCCACCGGGACGGAGCGGTGCAATCCCAGGTGCGGCTGTCCGCCGCGGCCCTGGAACGGACCAGTCCCGACTATCCGGCCGGCCAGCTGGCGAACCTGATCTACGGCGGCTACTTCTCCTCCCGGCTGGTGGAGAACATCCGCGAGGACAAGGGCTACACCTACAGCGCCCACTCGAGTTTCGAGTTCTGGCCGGCCAGGGCGGCCGTCACGGTCAGCTTCGACACCACCACGCCGTCCACCGCGGCCGCCCTGCTGGAGGCCCGTTACGAACTCGGTCGACTGGCGCTGAACGCGCCGGAACCGGCCGAGGTGGAATCGGCCCGCAACTACGCGCTCGGGACGTTGGCCACCTCGCTGGCCACGCAGGCCGGGTACGCCTCCACGCTGTCGTCGCTGGCCGGTCTCGGCCTGGATGTGGACTGGGTGCGGGAGCATCCGGCCCGGCTGGCCGCGGTCACCGTCGACGACGTGGCCCGCGTGGCGGGCAGCCTGCTCGCACCGTCCGCCTTCACCGGTGTCGTGGTCGGCAACCTGGACGAGATCGGCGCCTCGCTCTCCGCCGTCGGCGGGGTCGAACTGTGA
- a CDS encoding ATP-dependent DNA helicase UvrD2 yields MSVTVDLLAGLDDGQRAAVLAPSGPVCVLAGAGTGKTRTITHRIAHLVEDGSHPVSEILAVTFTTRAAGEMRLRLRSLGVPGVQARTFHSAALKQLKYFWPKAVGGQLWPVLEHKLRLVAIAAKRAGAGTDAATLRDLASEIEWAKASLIGPEDYLAAIAKHQRDTPVAAATVVKVFGGYERAKNEAEQLDFDDLLLQTCAILESDEDVAREFRARYRCFVVDEYQDVTPLQQRMLDAWLGGRDQLTVVGDANQTIYSFAGASPSNLLDFDRRYPHATVVRLERDYRSTPQVVTLANRIIAGAQGKAARLRLKLVAVLPDGPAASFDEHPDEPAEARAVAQKAAALVAGGTPASGIAILYRINAQSEVYEKALTDASVPYVVRGGERFFARPEVRQAIIALRQGANLDLDVPLVAAVRQLLVPVGLTNEPPPAGALRDRWDSLLALVGVAEELADLQPDAKLAALVAELDQRAEAQHAPTVEGVTLASLHAAKGLEWDAVFLVGLTDGTLPIQHAETPDEIEEERRLFYVGVTRARTRLAISWALSRTEGGRRGRKRSRFLTGLAPEPAPVGRTRAAGRCRLCGGPLSTPAELKIGRCDNCPSTADPDLVEALRAWRRSTSTEASVPAYVVFSDATLLAIAERRPTDDAALLSIPGIGRSKLDAYGSEVIGIVASTR; encoded by the coding sequence ATGTCGGTGACGGTGGATCTGCTGGCGGGGCTCGACGACGGGCAGCGTGCTGCGGTACTGGCTCCGAGTGGGCCGGTCTGCGTGCTGGCCGGAGCCGGGACGGGCAAGACCCGGACCATCACCCATCGCATCGCCCATCTCGTCGAGGATGGTTCGCACCCGGTCAGCGAGATCCTCGCGGTCACCTTCACCACCAGGGCCGCCGGCGAGATGCGTTTGCGGCTCAGGAGTCTCGGTGTCCCGGGTGTGCAGGCCAGGACTTTCCACTCGGCGGCCCTCAAACAGCTCAAGTACTTCTGGCCCAAGGCCGTGGGCGGCCAGCTGTGGCCGGTGCTGGAGCACAAACTGCGTCTGGTCGCGATCGCCGCGAAGCGCGCCGGGGCCGGTACAGACGCCGCCACGCTGCGGGACCTGGCCAGCGAGATCGAGTGGGCGAAGGCCTCGCTGATCGGCCCCGAGGACTACCTCGCCGCCATCGCCAAGCACCAGCGCGACACTCCGGTGGCCGCCGCCACCGTGGTCAAGGTGTTCGGCGGCTACGAGCGGGCGAAGAACGAGGCAGAGCAACTCGACTTCGACGACCTGCTGCTGCAGACGTGCGCGATCCTGGAGAGCGACGAGGACGTGGCCAGGGAATTCCGGGCCAGGTACCGCTGCTTCGTGGTGGACGAGTACCAGGACGTCACGCCGCTGCAGCAGCGGATGCTGGACGCCTGGCTCGGCGGCCGCGATCAGCTCACCGTGGTCGGGGACGCCAACCAGACCATCTACTCGTTCGCAGGGGCGTCGCCCTCCAACCTGCTCGACTTCGACCGGCGTTACCCGCACGCCACCGTCGTCCGGCTGGAGCGCGATTACCGGTCGACCCCGCAGGTGGTCACCCTGGCCAATCGCATCATCGCCGGTGCACAGGGCAAGGCGGCCCGGTTGCGTCTGAAGCTGGTCGCCGTCCTCCCGGACGGTCCCGCGGCCTCCTTCGACGAACATCCCGACGAGCCGGCCGAGGCCAGGGCCGTTGCCCAGAAGGCCGCGGCGCTCGTCGCAGGCGGTACGCCGGCCTCCGGTATCGCGATCCTCTACCGGATCAATGCCCAGTCGGAGGTCTACGAGAAGGCGCTCACCGATGCGTCGGTGCCCTACGTGGTCCGGGGCGGCGAGAGGTTCTTCGCCCGGCCGGAGGTCCGTCAGGCGATCATCGCCCTGCGGCAGGGAGCGAACCTGGATCTCGACGTACCGCTGGTCGCGGCGGTCCGTCAACTCCTGGTGCCGGTGGGCCTGACGAACGAGCCACCGCCGGCCGGTGCCCTGCGTGATCGATGGGACTCCCTGCTCGCCCTGGTCGGGGTGGCGGAAGAACTCGCCGACCTGCAACCGGACGCGAAGCTGGCCGCGCTGGTCGCCGAACTCGACCAGCGGGCCGAGGCCCAGCACGCCCCGACGGTCGAAGGTGTCACCCTCGCCTCGCTTCACGCGGCCAAGGGACTGGAGTGGGATGCGGTGTTCCTCGTCGGGCTGACCGACGGCACCCTGCCCATCCAGCATGCCGAGACCCCCGACGAGATCGAGGAGGAGCGCCGGCTCTTCTACGTCGGCGTGACCAGGGCGCGGACCAGGTTGGCCATCTCCTGGGCTCTGTCGCGGACCGAGGGCGGCCGGCGCGGACGCAAGCGCAGTCGATTCCTGACGGGGCTCGCGCCGGAGCCGGCGCCCGTCGGCCGGACGAGGGCCGCCGGACGTTGCCGGCTGTGCGGCGGACCGCTCAGCACACCCGCGGAACTGAAGATCGGCCGCTGCGACAATTGTCCGTCCACCGCGGATCCCGACCTCGTCGAGGCGCTGCGGGCGTGGCGCCGGAGCACCTCCACCGAGGCTTCGGTGCCGGCCTACGTGGTGTTCTCCGACGCCACCCTGTTGGCCATCGCCGAGCGTCGGCCCACCGATGACGCTGCGCTGCTGAGCATTCCGGGTATCGGGCGCTCGAAGCTCGATGCCTATGGTTCCGAAGTGATCGGGATCGTCGCCTCCACGCGATGA
- a CDS encoding WhiB family transcriptional regulator has translation MSLLLDQESESIVDPTLGEDLPCHTGDPDLFFAERPDELERAKALCVDCPARTACLAAALARAEPWGVWGGEIFDQGVVIARKRPRGRPRKVAA, from the coding sequence ATCAGCCTGCTTCTCGACCAGGAATCGGAATCGATCGTCGATCCGACCCTCGGCGAGGATCTACCCTGCCACACCGGGGATCCCGACCTGTTCTTCGCCGAACGGCCGGACGAACTGGAACGGGCGAAGGCGCTGTGCGTCGACTGTCCGGCCAGGACCGCGTGTCTGGCGGCCGCCCTCGCCAGGGCCGAGCCCTGGGGTGTCTGGGGCGGCGAGATCTTCGACCAGGGTGTCGTCATCGCTCGCAAGCGGCCCCGCGGTCGACCCCGCAAGGTCGCCGCATGA
- the era gene encoding GTPase Era produces the protein MGARKAAAGLPAGTHRSGFACFVGRPNAGKSTLLNALVGSKIAITSDKPQTTRRAVRGIVTRPDAQLVVVDTPGMHKPRTLLGERLGDLVRSVWSDVDVVGFCVPADEKVGPGDRRIAAELAEQAPKTPVIAIITKTDKATPQQIAEQLLALSRVRDFDEVIPVSAVADSQVDLLTELLISRLPLSPRLYPDAELTDEPMETRIAELVREASLDGVREELPHSLAALVTEMGPREGRTDMTDIYVTIFVERDSQKAIVLGHQGSRLSSVGRRARLEIEELLGTRVYLNLHVTVAKDWQRDPRQLRKLGFDL, from the coding sequence ATGGGCGCACGCAAGGCTGCTGCCGGTCTGCCTGCCGGTACCCATCGATCGGGGTTCGCGTGCTTCGTCGGACGGCCGAACGCCGGCAAGTCCACCCTGCTCAATGCGTTGGTGGGCAGCAAGATCGCCATCACCTCGGACAAGCCGCAGACCACCCGCCGGGCCGTCCGCGGGATCGTCACACGCCCGGACGCGCAACTGGTCGTCGTCGACACCCCGGGAATGCACAAGCCGCGCACGCTGCTCGGTGAACGTCTGGGCGACCTGGTCCGCAGCGTCTGGAGCGACGTCGACGTCGTGGGGTTCTGCGTGCCGGCGGACGAGAAGGTCGGTCCGGGGGACCGCCGGATCGCCGCCGAGCTCGCCGAGCAGGCCCCGAAGACGCCGGTCATCGCGATCATCACCAAGACCGACAAGGCCACCCCGCAGCAGATCGCCGAGCAGTTGCTCGCGCTGTCCCGGGTCAGGGACTTCGACGAGGTGATCCCGGTCTCGGCCGTCGCGGACAGCCAGGTCGACCTGCTGACCGAACTGCTGATCTCCCGGCTCCCGTTGAGTCCCCGCCTCTACCCCGATGCCGAGCTCACCGACGAGCCCATGGAGACGCGGATCGCCGAATTGGTGCGGGAAGCCTCGCTCGACGGCGTCCGGGAGGAGTTGCCGCACTCGCTCGCCGCCCTCGTCACCGAGATGGGACCCCGCGAGGGACGCACCGACATGACCGACATCTACGTGACGATCTTCGTGGAGCGTGATTCGCAGAAGGCGATCGTGCTGGGACACCAGGGATCTCGGCTGTCCTCGGTCGGCCGCCGGGCGCGCCTGGAGATCGAGGAACTCCTCGGCACCCGCGTGTACCTCAATCTGCACGTGACGGTGGCCAAGGACTGGCAGCGCGACCCCCGTCAGCTCCGCAAGCTCGGCTTCGACCTCTGA
- the nudC gene encoding NAD(+) diphosphatase, giving the protein MPVLSRAAADRSEDLRDPVRTAAAWPTARLITVDPSGRTPMRIEGAAVTLDHRAATDVGDEPPADAVLLGTVGGAGNGPEVDYWAVPGEVEVGGELWSMSPARSDPSTLREVGGLLSDADAGLMTAAVAVLNWHRHGRFCPRCGEQSVPQSAGWSRMCPNDHQEFPRTDPAVIVLVHDGHDKMVLARQPSWPEGRVSVLAGFTEAGESLEGTVSREIGEEIGVEVTDIGYLGSQPWPFPRSLMVGFAARAEIGAPLYPRDGEIESAFWVDRATVRRVLAAGGTSEGIGLPPGISIARRMVEGWAALD; this is encoded by the coding sequence ATGCCGGTGCTGTCGCGTGCCGCGGCGGACCGGTCCGAGGATCTCCGTGATCCTGTCCGCACCGCAGCGGCCTGGCCCACCGCCCGGCTGATCACGGTCGACCCGTCCGGCCGGACCCCGATGCGCATCGAAGGCGCGGCCGTCACCCTGGACCATCGGGCGGCCACCGACGTCGGGGACGAGCCCCCGGCCGACGCGGTGCTGCTCGGCACCGTGGGCGGCGCGGGCAACGGTCCGGAGGTCGACTACTGGGCGGTGCCCGGTGAGGTGGAGGTCGGCGGCGAATTGTGGAGCATGTCGCCTGCCCGGTCGGATCCGTCCACCCTCCGCGAGGTGGGCGGTCTCCTCTCGGACGCCGACGCGGGCCTGATGACGGCCGCCGTGGCGGTACTGAACTGGCACCGGCACGGGCGATTCTGCCCGCGATGCGGGGAGCAGAGCGTGCCGCAGTCGGCCGGCTGGTCGCGAATGTGCCCGAACGACCATCAGGAGTTCCCGCGCACCGACCCCGCGGTCATCGTGCTGGTGCACGACGGACACGACAAGATGGTGCTGGCCCGGCAGCCCAGCTGGCCGGAGGGCCGGGTGTCGGTGTTGGCCGGCTTCACCGAGGCGGGGGAGTCGTTGGAAGGCACCGTCTCCCGGGAGATCGGCGAGGAGATCGGCGTCGAGGTCACCGACATCGGCTACCTGGGATCCCAGCCGTGGCCCTTCCCGCGCTCGTTGATGGTCGGGTTCGCGGCCCGGGCCGAGATCGGCGCGCCGCTGTACCCGCGGGACGGCGAGATCGAGTCCGCGTTCTGGGTCGACCGCGCCACCGTGCGCCGGGTGCTGGCGGCCGGCGGTACGTCCGAAGGGATCGGCCTGCCTCCCGGCATCTCGATCGCCCGACGGATGGTCGAGGGCTGGGCCGCCCTCGACTGA
- a CDS encoding SIS domain-containing protein has translation MTGEQVRAEMAEQPEVLARIVERRTELHELVRSRLPGRLRGISLIARGSSDNVAVHARYLLELATGLPVSLIAPSILTRYHHTPDARDHLVVALSQSGRTPEIVDVARRLADGGGMVVAVTNDEDSPLADAASVTLAVGTSRELAVPATKTVTGQLALVTLLAEAVGSSIDEYTGGERAWQELAGAAARTLADTGNLDAAVAVLRPRLTAIHLARGLTYCAALEGALKSKETSRRVHEGFSSADFLHGPLTVASPDVAVVAYGAVGPVLDDVAETARAAADLGSPVIGVGAEAVWSGVPGAIALPVPQSLGEALAVIPLVIRGQQLAVATTLALGLDPDRPAGLNKVTATH, from the coding sequence ATGACGGGTGAACAGGTACGGGCCGAGATGGCCGAGCAGCCGGAGGTTCTCGCCAGGATCGTCGAACGGCGCACCGAGTTGCACGAGCTGGTCCGCAGTCGACTTCCCGGCCGGCTCCGCGGTATCTCGTTGATCGCCAGGGGGTCGAGCGACAACGTCGCGGTGCACGCCCGCTACCTGTTGGAGCTTGCGACGGGACTGCCGGTGAGCTTGATCGCGCCGAGCATCCTGACCCGGTACCACCACACCCCGGATGCACGCGATCACCTGGTGGTGGCCCTGTCCCAGTCCGGTCGGACGCCCGAGATCGTCGACGTCGCACGCCGCCTGGCCGATGGCGGTGGAATGGTGGTCGCCGTCACCAACGACGAGGATTCGCCACTGGCGGATGCCGCCTCGGTCACCCTGGCGGTGGGTACCTCCCGCGAACTCGCGGTACCGGCGACCAAGACGGTCACCGGCCAGCTGGCGCTGGTGACGCTGCTCGCCGAGGCTGTCGGCAGCAGCATCGACGAGTACACCGGAGGCGAGCGGGCGTGGCAGGAACTGGCCGGCGCTGCCGCCCGCACGCTGGCCGACACCGGGAATCTCGACGCCGCCGTCGCCGTGCTCCGCCCGCGTCTCACCGCCATCCACCTGGCCCGCGGGCTGACCTACTGCGCCGCTCTCGAGGGTGCACTCAAGTCGAAGGAAACCTCCCGCCGGGTGCACGAGGGCTTCTCGAGTGCCGATTTCCTGCACGGGCCGTTGACCGTCGCCTCCCCGGATGTCGCCGTGGTGGCCTACGGAGCTGTCGGTCCGGTCCTCGATGACGTTGCCGAAACCGCTAGAGCTGCAGCCGATCTGGGATCACCGGTGATCGGTGTCGGTGCCGAGGCGGTGTGGTCGGGCGTCCCCGGAGCCATTGCGCTGCCGGTACCGCAGAGCCTGGGCGAGGCTCTCGCCGTCATCCCGCTGGTGATCAGGGGCCAGCAACTGGCCGTCGCCACGACGCTGGCCCTGGGACTTGACCCGGACCGACCGGCCGGCCTGAACAAGGTGACGGCCACCCACTGA
- a CDS encoding pitrilysin family protein, whose amino-acid sequence MAGADYPITRFRLDNGLRVVLAPDVSSGVVGVAVHYDVGFRSEPEGRTGFAHLFEHLMFQGSESLPKLEHFRLVQSSGGIFNGSTHTDYTDYFEVLPAAALERGLFLEADRMRAPRITAENLANQVDVVSEEIRLNVLNRPYGGFPWIDLPPVMFDSFANSHNGYGDFVDLNAATVADCADFFERYYTPANAVLTVCGDFEVDRATDLIHTHFSDVPYRPVPARPSFDEPWPTSIRRAEKVDLLAPAPAFAVGWRLPDPVADLPGYLAHVLLGQVLSDGESSRLQSAVVAQAGLATEIWAGPGLMGGPLDARDPDVFVLGALHTIDVSADRVIAAAGEQIAAIAANGPTGQERLSSIARFTSGLYRENDSISARTRSIGSLELLHGRAELLGEMPGILANVTTEQIAVAAKALDPERCAILTIVPGAGQ is encoded by the coding sequence ATCGCGGGGGCGGACTATCCGATCACCCGGTTCCGGCTGGACAACGGCCTGCGCGTCGTGCTGGCGCCGGACGTCAGCAGCGGCGTGGTGGGCGTGGCCGTGCACTACGACGTCGGGTTCCGTTCCGAGCCGGAGGGACGGACGGGTTTTGCCCACCTGTTCGAACACCTGATGTTCCAGGGCAGCGAATCATTGCCGAAACTCGAGCACTTCCGGCTGGTGCAGTCCTCGGGCGGGATCTTCAACGGTTCCACCCACACGGACTACACGGACTACTTCGAGGTTCTACCGGCGGCGGCCCTGGAGCGTGGATTGTTCCTGGAGGCCGACCGGATGCGCGCACCCCGGATCACCGCGGAGAACCTGGCCAACCAGGTCGACGTGGTCAGCGAGGAGATCCGTCTCAACGTCCTGAACCGGCCGTACGGCGGCTTCCCGTGGATCGATCTGCCACCGGTGATGTTCGACAGCTTCGCCAACTCGCACAACGGGTACGGCGATTTCGTAGACCTGAACGCAGCGACCGTGGCCGACTGCGCCGACTTCTTCGAGAGGTATTACACCCCGGCGAACGCGGTCCTGACGGTGTGCGGCGATTTCGAGGTCGACCGTGCCACCGACCTGATCCACACCCATTTCTCCGACGTGCCCTACCGGCCGGTACCTGCTCGCCCGTCCTTCGACGAGCCGTGGCCGACCTCCATCCGCCGCGCCGAGAAGGTCGACCTCCTTGCGCCCGCCCCGGCCTTCGCAGTCGGCTGGCGACTCCCGGATCCCGTCGCGGATCTTCCCGGTTACCTGGCTCACGTGCTGCTCGGCCAGGTGCTGTCGGACGGGGAGTCCTCCCGGCTGCAGTCAGCGGTGGTCGCCCAGGCCGGGTTGGCCACCGAGATCTGGGCCGGCCCGGGCCTGATGGGCGGCCCGCTGGACGCCCGTGACCCTGACGTCTTCGTGCTGGGCGCCCTGCACACCATCGATGTGTCGGCCGACCGGGTGATCGCCGCGGCCGGTGAGCAGATCGCCGCCATCGCCGCGAACGGGCCGACCGGGCAGGAGCGGCTGAGTTCGATCGCCCGCTTCACCTCGGGCCTGTACCGCGAGAATGACAGCATCAGCGCACGTACCCGTTCGATCGGTTCACTCGAGCTGCTGCACGGTCGGGCCGAACTGCTCGGCGAGATGCCGGGCATCCTGGCGAACGTCACGACGGAGCAGATCGCAGTGGCAGCCAAGGCTCTCGATCCGGAGAGATGCGCGATCCTGACCATCGTGCCCGGGGCGGGGCAGTAA